The genomic interval CCTTGTTGAGCATGTCTTCTATGGCGCCGGACTCTTCACCGGTGGTGGTCATCTGGATAACCATCGCCGGAAACAGGCCTGTATCCGCCATTGACGCTGATAACGATCGGCCGGTGCTGACGGATTCGCGGATGTTGCTGCAGGCGTTGCTATACACGCTGTTTCCCGTTGCGCCAGCCACAGAATTAAGAGATTCAACCAGGGGTATGCCAGAA from Gammaproteobacteria bacterium carries:
- a CDS encoding type II secretion system F family protein codes for the protein SGIPLVESLNSVAGATGNSVYSNACSNIRESVSTGRSLSASMADTGLFPAMVIQMTTTGEESGAIEDMLNKVADFYEREVREAVDNMSKLIEPLLMVVLGGIVGTLVIGMYLPIFKMASVV